The nucleotide window ATCCTGCCCGAAGAAGAAGTAGTGGATTTTCCGGGTTTGCTCGTTCATTGCCGCGTGGTTGCCCCGGTTCGGGGCTGTTCAGGAGCCTTATACGGGCGGCAAGGTAAGGGCTGTTGGCAAAACCGCCCAGCTTCGGGCAGCATTACAAGCTAAGTACGCTGACCCTCAAACCAAAACAAGCCTTTCCCGGCGTGGGAAAGGCTTGGTGAAGTGGGCGTACAGCAGGCTTCAGGCGGCGTCGGTCTGGGCGTCGCGCTGGCTGAGCTGATGGCGGCAATAGGTTTCGGCGTCGAGCAGGGTGGGCACAATCGGGATGTTCAGAGCCGGTGCCAGGGCGGCCAATTCCTGACGAATACCGTCGCTGAGGTGGCAGAGTACCAGGCTCATACCGTGCTTGCTGAGCTTGTGGTAATAATAGGTGAGCAGCTCGGCCGCATCCGAGGGTAGGTGGTGCAGGTGGCTGCAGTCGACCCAGACGCTGGACTTTCCGCTGCGGGCGGCCCGACTCAGCGCCCGGTCCAGGGCGTCGTCTTCGTGCTCGGGCGAAACGGGCACATCATCAGCCAGAATTAGCAGGTAGCTTTCTGGCAGAATCTCTCGGTAAACTTCCATGCGCAATAGTCAAGAATGGTTGGCGGGTTTGGCAAGACAGGGGGACTCAGGGCGGTATTCAGAGCAGAAAATCACGAGGACCAGGGCAGCTGCGAGGCTGCCCTTTTTTCAGTTGTCAAATACGATTTTGACAGCAAATAGTATACGGCCCGAATATATTATTTTCAGGCGTAAGACGCTCATTACTAAATTAATAGTTTCTACCTTTTATCAATAATTAGATTATTACAATTCAATGTTGCATCCTTTTTTACGGTAATACTCCCGGAAAGCGCCGAGCCCGAAATGCGCCTTATAACGCCTAAACCCACAAAAAGCCCCGCTTTAAGCCCCGTCTCACGACCGGGCTAAAGCGGGGCTTTTGTGTAGCTAATCTCCTAATTACACCAAACCACTCGGTGGCGGGCGCACCAGGGCTAGTACAGAATGTCCTCGATGGGCTCCAAACGGGACGGCAAATCGGTTTCGCCCAGCATTTCGCGCAAGTCAATTTCGATGCTGCGGCACAAGGCCGTCATGGGCACGTCGTTCATCAGGTTGTCGAAGGGATTCTCGCTGGTGTGGCCGACTACTTCAATCGTGTTGAACACCCACGATACCAGCACCGAAAACGGCACCGTGAGCCACACGTGGGAAGGTCCCAGCTTGGAGAACTCGCCCAGCAGGCCCAGGGGCAGCAGGGAAATAAAGATCCACACAAACACGTAGCTAAAGAAGGCGTACTGCCGCGGAAACGGCGTATTCTTGATTCGCTCACAGCCGCCCTGCAAGTTGTAGAGCTGCTCCAGCGTCTCAATCATCGACACATGCTGGAAGTCGTTGAGCAAGCCCCGCTCCTCGCGCAGGATGCGCAGCTCGGCCGCTTGCTGACGCACCAGATGGGCAGCCGGGTTCTGCTTGCCGCGCATAATTGCCGACTCTTCCGGGTCCAGAAAAGGCGCTACCTGCTCGTCCCACAGCTCGGGCTGGCGGCGCAGCTGAATGCGCAAGGCATTGCACCAGGCAATGTGGCGGTACACGAGCTGGCGGTGGCGGTGGCTAAGCTCGGAGGCACTGGCGGCGGGGGCACTCACGTTGGGCGCATCCACCACGGACGTTACGAATTCCAGCGCCTTGATGGCCCAGGTGCGGCTGGCATTCACGATGCCGCCCCACAGCTGCCGGCCTTCCCAGAACCGGTCGTAGGAGCCGTTATTCTTGAAGCCGATGTAAAACGACACGGCAATACCGAGCGTGGCTACTGGCTGCCAGGGAATGGCAATAAAGCGCAGCCCGACTTTGGCGTACAGAAAGCACATGAACAGGGAATACAGCGTGAACAGCAGCACGCTGCGCCAGGCATATTTCCAGATGACGCGCCAACGAAGATTTTCCCGGATGTACACTTATGCAGAGATGGTGAAGTGGTGAGATGGTGAGTTGGTATAGTAGCCCAAACGGCTTCTCACATTATTGCGCACTACTTACGGTGCAGGTCATTAGTTACGGCAACTCAGACCGGGCGTTCAGTAGGAATAGTCGAGTATACGTCAGAACGTCAAACTCACCAATTCACCACTTCACAATTTCACTTCTATGCCCATGAGCTGCATCAGCTTGCTGGCATTGAACTCGCGGCAGGGCCCGGGCGTGAGGCGGTAGTCGAAGCGAATTTCGTCGCCCTCGATGGTGCTGTTGAAGCTGTAGTTGGTCACGGCGCCGGGCAGTTCCTCGGCCATAGCCGACAGCTCCAAGTCGTGGGTGCTGATCAGGCCGCTGGCGGGCCGCTGGTGCAGCTGCCGGATCAGGGCCTGGGCCCGCGGTGGCGGTCCAGGGAGTTGGTACCCTTCAGGATTTCATCGAGCAGGTAAAATACCGGCTGGCCGGTAGCCGTCAGCTCCAGCAGCAGGCGCAGGCGCTTGAGCTCGGCGTAAAACGAGGACGTACTTTCGGCCAGGTTGTCCTGGGTGCGCATGGCCGTGTACACCCGGGCCGGCGCCAGCCGCAGCTGTTGCGCACAGACCACCGCCCCGGCCTGGGCCAGTACCATATTCAGGCCCACCGTGCGCAGAAACGTGCTTTTTCCCGACATATTCGAGCCGGTAATAACGCCCGTATGACCCGCGCCCCGGGTGCTGAAGTCATTGCTGATGCGCTGCCGGGCAAAAATGAGCGGGTGACCCAGCCCAACGGCCGTGACTTCCAGCGGCGTGGCGCTTAGCTCGGGCACGGCATAGGTGGGATTAGCGGCCTGAAAGCCGGCCAAGCTGACCAGGGCCTCCAGCTCCGCTCCTACTTCCAGCATGGCGTCGAGCTGACCGCCGAGACGCTTTTTCCAGCGTTCCAGCTGCCACATGCACCACAGGTCCCAGAGCAGCAGGTTGTTGAGGATAATGGCAATCAGCGGGCTTTCCCGGGCCGAAAACAGACCAGTAATGCGGGAAAGCTGCCCGATCAGGACGGAGGCGGGCTGGTGTTCGGCGCTGGCGTGCAAAGTAGCGTGCAGCTGCCGCAAATGGGCTGAGGTCCAGGTTGGCGCTTCAAACCAGGCCAGCTGGTCGCGGTAGGCCCGCAGGGCGTCGCGCATGGAGCTGCTGTGGCTGAAGTACTCGGCCCGGGCCACCCGAAACACCGAGTTCAGAGCGCCCAGCACCAGCACCGCCCCCAGGGCCAGCAGTCCGGAATACCCCAGGAACCACAGCACCACGCAGCCCACGGCCACCGGCGGCAACACAACCATCAGCAGCGTGAGCCAGCCTTTACCCTGGAAAAAATCGGGCTGCCGGAGCCACTCCGTGAAGGTGCGCGGGTCGGCGTCCTGCTTGGGAAAATGCTTGGCCCGGGCCTGCCACTCCTGCTGCCAGGCTACGTCGGGCGCCAGCTCCGCCACGGCCTGTTGGCGCAGCTCGATTACGGCCGGCTCGGCCCCGGCCAGCAGCCAGCCGGCCAGCCAGTCGTGCCCCAGGCGGGAAGTGGCCCGGTTCAGCAATTGGTACAGGGAGTGCGGGCCGAACACGTCGAGGTCGGCACTGTAGGGGTGGGCCGGGTCGAGGTAGCGCAGGCCGGGGTCGAAGCCGTTGAGCTTACCTTCCAGGCGGGCCAGCTCTTCCTGGTTGAGCTGGGCCAGCAGGCGGTAATGCTCCCGCTGGTAGCCCACGGCATTGTGCCAGCGCACCAGCAGCAAAAACACCACGTAAGCCAGGGCCACTACGCCAAAGGCGGCCGGCAGCTGCCCACGCGAAAACAGCCACCACACGGCCGCAATGCTGACCCCGAAGGCGGCCAGCCGCACCCAGGCCACCACCCGGTGCCGGCCGGCGTAGTGCTGCTCCTGGGCAGTGTGGGCGGCCAGGTTTTCTGAGAACAGCTCGGCGGGAGCCACGGAGAGCGGGCGGAAGTCGGAAGAAGCTACGGGCACGGCACAAAAAAGGGTGAGAGCGTCAAAAGTAACACTCCCACCCTCGCTATGCGTGCTTCTTTTCCGAACTACCGCTCAAAGCGCACGGTCAGGTAGAAATTGCGGCCCGCCGCGTTGATGCCCGAGGCAAAGGGCCGGTAGCTCTGGTCCAGGATGTTTTCCAGGCCCGACTGCACGCTCCAGCTGCGGGTAATCTGGTAAGTGGTGCGCAGGTTGAAGGTCTGCCAGCCCAGGGCGCCCACCGGCGTATTCTGAATCAGGTTGTCTTCCCCCGAGGGGCTGTGGTCGGCCACGCCCTTGCGGCCGTTGAACAGCATCGAGGCCTCGGCCGTGAGCTTGCGGCTCTGGTAGGTAATAGCTCCGCGGCCGTACACCGGCGGAATATGGTCCAGGGGCACGTCCAGGCTTAAGTCACGGCCTTTGGTATAAGTCACCGAAGCCTGGGCGCTCCAGTGCTTAATCAGTGCGGCATTGAAGCGGCCACTGAAGCCGTACACCCGGGCCTTGCCGGTGTTGGTATTGGCCACGGTAGTGAAAGTCTGCCCATTATAAACGGTCGTCGTGGAGCCGTCAGGGGCCGTGTAAGGCCGCACCACAATAGCGTCGGTCAGGGTGCTGTAGAAACCGGTCAGGGCCACTTGCAGTTTGCCTTCGATGGTATTCGACACCTCGGCTTCGCGGTAGAAAATCTGCTCGGGTTTCAGGTCCAGATTGGGAACGATGAGCGTGCCGTTGTTCTGCTCGAAGGTCTTGCTTACGTCGTCCAGGTTGGGGTTGCGGAAGCCCGTGGAAACCAGGCCGCTGACCCGGAACCCGGCCGGCAGCATCCAGACCAGGCCCAGGTTGCCGTTGAGCGACGAAGACGACTGGTCGGAGTTGAGCAAACTGGACTTGAAAAACTCGGGGTTGAAATTGGCTTTGAGCTTCACGGTGCTGAAGCGCAGCCCGTCGGACAAGATGAGCTTAGGCGTAATTTCCCAGCGGTGGGAGGCGTACACGCCCGTGGTGGCGTAGGTCGAACCGTTGGGGTAGCGCGTGGCAATGCCGGTAGTGGCCCCGCTCACAATGTTGACCCGGGTGCCGGTGCTTTCTACCTCGTTGCGGGTTACCTCGGCCCCGTAGCGCAGCTCATGCTCCCCGAGCTGCTTAAACAAGTCCAGGTTGGCCGACAGCACCTGCACGTCTTCCACGTTTTCGTCGCGCAGGTCTTTGCCGAACTCCCGCACCAGGCGGCTTTCCTGCACTTTCTGCACGGCCGGCGTAAAGCGCAGCAAATCAAATAGCGCCGTCGGGCGGGAATACTGAAACTGGTAGCTGGCCAAAAACCGCTTTTCCGGGCCGTAGTTCCACTCGGCCCAGCGCAAGGCGCCGTTGCGGTAGGTTTGGAGCCGGTCGTAGCGGGGCACGTTGGAAGTAGTTGAGTACTGCACGTTCAGCAGGTGCTGCTGGCTGGCACTAGGCCGGTAGAGCAGCTTTTGCAGCACCGAAAGCTGCCGGTAGCCCGACTGTCGCTGAATGTTCACGTTGTCGTTGGCCACCACCACGTCTTTGCCATCCTGCCGCTCCACGTAGCGCAGGTTTTCGCCGAAGCCGGGAAACGACTTATAGTCGCGGCGGCCCTTGCGCAGGTCGTCGAAGTCGGAGGCGGTGATGCTGGTAAGCAGGCCAAACTTCTGCCAGCCCAGGCTGATGTCGGTATGAGCCGTTTTTTCCCGGGCCGCCGTACCGTAGCGCAGCAGGTTGTTGGTACGCACCCGGGGCTGGCTGGCCGTGGTGCTGTCCGCGAGCTGCGGGTTGCGGGTCAGAATGCTGATAACGCCGCCCAGCGCGTCGGTGCCATAGATAACTGAGCCCGCGCCGCTGAGCACCTCAATACGGTCCACGGCGTTGGCGTCGGTGCTGAGAATGTTCTGCAGGTGGCCGGCCCGATAAATGGCGTTGTTCATCCGCACCCCATCTACCACCAGCAGAATCTTGTTGGCCTCGAAGCCGCGCAACACCGGACTGCCACCGCCAAACTGCGACTTCTGCACAAACACCTGCCCGGTGTTGACCAGCGCGTCGGCCGTGTTCATCGGGTTCTGCAGCCGGATCTGGGCCGCGGGCAGCACGTCAATCTGCTGGGGAATGTCGGCCTTGCGCTCCTGCACCCGGTTAGCCGACACCACCACCTCACTCAGGCTGATAACCCGCAGCGTGTCGGGCGAGGTGGTTTGGGCCGAGGCCGTTTCGAATCCGAATAGCGTGGCAAATACGAAGGGTATTGTTTTTTTCATTGACCGGATAATTGTAGTAACTCCAAAGATAAGCATAACGGCCGGTGGTTAGCGGCCTTCATTTACCACCGCAATGCACTTAAGCTCAATGGCAATGGGCGTGGGCAGGCAGTTGATTTCTACCGTCGTGCGGCAGGGCTGATTGGTTTGAAAATACTCCGCGTACAGCTGGTTATAGGTCGCAAAGTCATCCTTCATGTTGGTCAGGAACACGGTCACGTCCACCAGGTCTTCCCAGCGGGAGCCGGCTTCTTCCAGAATGTAGCGCACGTTCTGAAACACGGCGTGGCACTGGCTGGCAAAGTCGTAGCGCAGTACCGTGTTATCGGCGGCCAGCTCTACGCCGGGAATGGCTTTTTGGCCGCGCTGCCGCGGCCCCACGCCCGAGAGAAACAGCAGATTGCCTACCCGGCGGGCGTGCGGATAAAGGCCTACGGGCTCGGGGGCCCGGGAAGAATTGTGCGCGGTAGAGGTTTCGTCAGGTTGCATACCGTCAAAACTACCGAATTCGGACGCAATGCGTAGGAGAATAGTCCGTTTCTGAGCTGGTGCGGTTGTTGCCTCCCGGTTCAGCTGTTCGTTTAACCCCGACTTCTATGCGCTCCACTGTCCGTCGCCTGACGCTGCTGCTTGCCCTAAGCACGGCTGCCCTCACCACCGCTCACGCCCAGCAGAAATTGAAGTACCCCAAGACCAAGGCCGACGAAATCTACGACGTGGCGGCCAAGCCCGCCGTGCCCACCACCGGCCTGCAGGGCTACGCCGACTACCTGGAAAAAAACCAGCAGTACCCCACGGCGGCCCTGCAAAACGGCAAGGAAGGCACCGTGGAAGTGACGTTTGTGGTGGAAAAGTCGGGCGGCATCTCCAACATTGCCGTGAAAAATGCCCTGGACCCGGCCCTCGATGCCGAAGCCATGCGCCTGATCAAGGGCGGACCCAAGTGGGTGCCGGCCGAAAACAAGGGCGAAAAAGTGCGGCAGCGCGTTACAGTGCCCATTTCCTTCCACATGCCCCTGGGTGCTGGGGGGCCCGCCCCGCAGGTATCCGATAATGAGGCAGGCGCCGACTCCAAGCCCGCTGACGGCCCCAAGGTGATAAAGCCCGAGCAGCCGGCCCGGCCCGTGGGCGGCATCGATGCCTTCTTCGAGTGGATTCAGAAAAACCAGAAATACCCGGCTCTGGCCCGCAAGAAGAACATTCAGGGCAAGGTCATGGTTGAATTCATGGTTCAACCCGACGGCTCCCTCACCGACGTCAAGCTCGTCAAGCGTCTCGGTGCCGGCCTCGACGAAGAAGCCCTGCGCCTGATTAAGGCCGCGCCCAAGTGGGAGCCGGCCATGTACCAGGGCAAGCCGGTAAAGCAAAAAATGGTCTTGCCGGTGCTGTTTCAGCTGCTCTAAAGTATTTTGCTTCCCGGGCCGTCTGCCTACGGGTGGCCGGCCCGGCCCCTGCTTCCCGTACCCCGCTTGCTGCCGGCTGTAAGCCGGCCTTCCGCTCCTGCTGCGCTGCCCCTTCCTTTCACCTGCTTTCTATTCTTATGTTGGCCCCGCTACCCCTTTTATCCGCTCCGCCGGTGGCTCCTATTCCCGCGCCGCCGGTTTCCGGTCCGCTTACTATCTGGCCCTACCAGGCCCGGTTCCAACAGGCGGCCCAGGCCATGGCTGAAGGCATCTTCAACGTCCTCGATGATGACCTGGCTCCCAAAGTCACCCTCATTGGAATTCCCGCCGACCAGGGTAATTCAACCGAAGTAGTGTGCCTGGAGCCCGCCGACTGTGGCCTCGACTTCGCGCACTTCAGCAATATTATGGCCCGGGGCAAGGAAATGCAGAGCTCCTACTTCTGGAGCTCGGCCGACCGGGAAAACCTCACCGAGGAAACCATCCGTAAGCGCTACCAGGGTGTGGGCCTAAAAATGGCCATGCAGGAGGCTCTAAACGCCTTGGGCAGCAAAAACCAGTTCTTCGCTGGCTTCCCCGTTCTGGTCGATAAGTTCTTTGTCGTGACGGTGCTGCAGCTCAACCAGAAGGTGCTCAAGAGCCACCAGTCGCTGCGGCCCGACCGCTACTACACCGACGGCAAACCCGTGGCGCCTTCCCTGGTGCTGTCGGCCGTGCAGCGCTTCCAGGAAGAGTGCCTAAAGGCTCTAAATGAGCCCGAGCCGGGCGCGGGCATGCTGGTGCGCCCCCGCGAAACCGACGAGTTGG belongs to Hymenobacter cellulosilyticus and includes:
- a CDS encoding STAS domain-containing protein, whose product is MEVYREILPESYLLILADDVPVSPEHEDDALDRALSRAARSGKSSVWVDCSHLHHLPSDAAELLTYYYHKLSKHGMSLVLCHLSDGIRQELAALAPALNIPIVPTLLDAETYCRHQLSQRDAQTDAA
- a CDS encoding bestrophin family protein — translated: MYIRENLRWRVIWKYAWRSVLLFTLYSLFMCFLYAKVGLRFIAIPWQPVATLGIAVSFYIGFKNNGSYDRFWEGRQLWGGIVNASRTWAIKALEFVTSVVDAPNVSAPAASASELSHRHRQLVYRHIAWCNALRIQLRRQPELWDEQVAPFLDPEESAIMRGKQNPAAHLVRQQAAELRILREERGLLNDFQHVSMIETLEQLYNLQGGCERIKNTPFPRQYAFFSYVFVWIFISLLPLGLLGEFSKLGPSHVWLTVPFSVLVSWVFNTIEVVGHTSENPFDNLMNDVPMTALCRSIEIDLREMLGETDLPSRLEPIEDILY
- a CDS encoding MutS-related protein; this translates as MPVASSDFRPLSVAPAELFSENLAAHTAQEQHYAGRHRVVAWVRLAAFGVSIAAVWWLFSRGQLPAAFGVVALAYVVFLLLVRWHNAVGYQREHYRLLAQLNQEELARLEGKLNGFDPGLRYLDPAHPYSADLDVFGPHSLYQLLNRATSRLGHDWLAGWLLAGAEPAVIELRQQAVAELAPDVAWQQEWQARAKHFPKQDADPRTFTEWLRQPDFFQGKGWLTLLMVVLPPVAVGCVVLWFLGYSGLLALGAVLVLGALNSVFRVARAEYFSHSSSMRDALRAYRDQLAWFEAPTWTSAHLRQLHATLHASAEHQPASVLIGQLSRITGLFSARESPLIAIILNNLLLWDLWCMWQLERWKKRLGGQLDAMLEVGAELEALVSLAGFQAANPTYAVPELSATPLEVTAVGLGHPLIFARQRISNDFSTRGAGHTGVITGSNMSGKSTFLRTVGLNMVLAQAGAVVCAQQLRLAPARVYTAMRTQDNLAESTSSFYAELKRLRLLLELTATGQPVFYLLDEILKGTNSLDRHRGPRP
- a CDS encoding TonB-dependent receptor; translated protein: MKKTIPFVFATLFGFETASAQTTSPDTLRVISLSEVVVSANRVQERKADIPQQIDVLPAAQIRLQNPMNTADALVNTGQVFVQKSQFGGGSPVLRGFEANKILLVVDGVRMNNAIYRAGHLQNILSTDANAVDRIEVLSGAGSVIYGTDALGGVISILTRNPQLADSTTASQPRVRTNNLLRYGTAAREKTAHTDISLGWQKFGLLTSITASDFDDLRKGRRDYKSFPGFGENLRYVERQDGKDVVVANDNVNIQRQSGYRQLSVLQKLLYRPSASQQHLLNVQYSTTSNVPRYDRLQTYRNGALRWAEWNYGPEKRFLASYQFQYSRPTALFDLLRFTPAVQKVQESRLVREFGKDLRDENVEDVQVLSANLDLFKQLGEHELRYGAEVTRNEVESTGTRVNIVSGATTGIATRYPNGSTYATTGVYASHRWEITPKLILSDGLRFSTVKLKANFNPEFFKSSLLNSDQSSSSLNGNLGLVWMLPAGFRVSGLVSTGFRNPNLDDVSKTFEQNNGTLIVPNLDLKPEQIFYREAEVSNTIEGKLQVALTGFYSTLTDAIVVRPYTAPDGSTTTVYNGQTFTTVANTNTGKARVYGFSGRFNAALIKHWSAQASVTYTKGRDLSLDVPLDHIPPVYGRGAITYQSRKLTAEASMLFNGRKGVADHSPSGEDNLIQNTPVGALGWQTFNLRTTYQITRSWSVQSGLENILDQSYRPFASGINAAGRNFYLTVRFER
- a CDS encoding RidA family protein, with amino-acid sequence MQPDETSTAHNSSRAPEPVGLYPHARRVGNLLFLSGVGPRQRGQKAIPGVELAADNTVLRYDFASQCHAVFQNVRYILEEAGSRWEDLVDVTVFLTNMKDDFATYNQLYAEYFQTNQPCRTTVEINCLPTPIAIELKCIAVVNEGR
- a CDS encoding energy transducer TonB — translated: MRSTVRRLTLLLALSTAALTTAHAQQKLKYPKTKADEIYDVAAKPAVPTTGLQGYADYLEKNQQYPTAALQNGKEGTVEVTFVVEKSGGISNIAVKNALDPALDAEAMRLIKGGPKWVPAENKGEKVRQRVTVPISFHMPLGAGGPAPQVSDNEAGADSKPADGPKVIKPEQPARPVGGIDAFFEWIQKNQKYPALARKKNIQGKVMVEFMVQPDGSLTDVKLVKRLGAGLDEEALRLIKAAPKWEPAMYQGKPVKQKMVLPVLFQLL